The following coding sequences lie in one Arachis ipaensis cultivar K30076 chromosome B05, Araip1.1, whole genome shotgun sequence genomic window:
- the LOC107642979 gene encoding ubiquitin carboxyl-terminal hydrolase MINDY-1 isoform X2 encodes MASSSPSSPSSPSVPTDQHTDQQDQQQPPPPPPHPQPQQEQVKECTHRTKTIQFLGRTTPIILQNDNGPCPLLAICNVLLLRNNINLSPDISEVSQEKLLSLVAERLIDSNSNVNNKDAGYVENQQQNIADAIDLLPRLATGIDVNIKFRRIDDFEFTPECAIFDLLDIPLYHGWIVDPQDSDTANAIGLKSYNALMGELVSLETLNMEVQHKTNPEEDGVDFVAATTAALGVPSPSLSKTRSFDDPPNSVSDQLPRKGDIEEEAELLRALKLSEADSKVSTSDPVVGHINEEPISVSMDENIVLDCGDKLEKSTGAVNSNFHELEPSISDGFSAAGKDRNEQTSSMSTQVETANSSLKPDTINELHQSASAGAKESFAQNDVIEKNSVDVLVQNENAAVISSEKYSGGGVEVHDESTFKTMGHEVADESQEPDATGLSYVSSNHMDTDSSSVRYNQTDASEVLTSSVDGSEPIYEGEECVLDTRTGNFEDHEPVYEGEVVLAEQADKSTLLAPDVRAKDEITPQQGELIKSFMRNTASQLTFYGLFCLQDGLKERELCVFFRNNHFSTMFKFEGELYLLATDQGYINQPDLVWEKLNEVNGDTIFMTSNFKEFKDYLASIDSAAQAGLDINSDLQLAIALQQQEFEQQPPRHNTQQSSVTGGSRLITGPQVARNTGRHPSSSGSTTPKADGKAKDKCTVM; translated from the exons AGTGCACACACAGAACAAAGACGATCCAGTTTCTTGGACGCACAACGCCAATCATCCTCCAAAATGACAATGGCCCCTGCCCTCTCCTCGCTATCT GTAATGTTCTTCTGCTAAGAAACAACATAAATTTGAGTCCAGATATTTCTGAAGTCTCACAGGAGAAATTGTTGTCATTGGTTGCAGAGCGATTAATTGATTCCAATAGTAATGTGAAT AACAAAGACGCAGGGTATGTCGAAAACCAACAACAAAACATCGCTGATGCAATTGATTTGCTCCCTAGGCTTGCTACGGGCATTGATGTGAATATAAAATTTAGGAG AATAGATGATTTTGAGTTCACCCCAGAGTGTGCCATATTTGATCTGCTGGACATCCCTCTGTATCATGGCTGGATAGTTGATCCTCAG GATTCTGATACTGCAAATGCAATAGGATTGAAATCCTATAATGCTCTTATGGGAGAACTTGTTTCTCTTGAAACATTAAACATGGAAGTTCAACATAAAACTAATCCAGAAGAAGATGGTGTCGATTTTGTTGCTGCAACAACTGCTGCTCTTGGAGTTCCTTCTCCCAGTTTATCAAAAACCAGATCTTTTGACGATCCTCCCAATTCTGTTTCTGATCAGTTACCAAGAAAAGGCGACATTGAAGAAGAGGCAGAATTGTTAAGAGCTTTGAAGCTGTCTGAGGCTGATTCTAAAGTTTCAACAAGCGATCCTGTTGTAGGTCATATAAATGAAGAACCAATTTCTGTCAGTATGGATGAGAATATAGTTTTGGATTGTGGAGATAAGTTAGAAAAGAGCACTGGTGCTGTAAACAGCAACTTCCATGAGCTAGAACCTTCCATATCTGATGGTTTCTCTGCTGCTGGCAAGGACAGAAATGAACAAACATCTTCTATGTCAACTCAGGTAGAAACAGCTAACTCATCTTTAAAGCCAGATACCATTAATGAACTTCATCAGTCAGCTTCAGCGGGAGCTAAAGAGTCTTTTGCCCAGAATGATGTGATTGAGAAGAACAGTGTTGATGTGTTGGTTCAAAATGAGAATGCAGCTGTTATTTCTTCTGAAAAGTATTCCGGAGGGGGTGTAGAAGTTCATGACGAATCCACTTTTAAGACTATGGGTCATGAAGTTGCAGATGAATCTCAAGAACCTGATGCAACAGGATTATCATATGTATCCTCTAACCATATGGATACAGATTCGTCTAGTGTCAGATATAATCAAACTGATGCTTCTGAAGTATTGACTTCAAGTGTTGATGGGAGTGAACCCATATATGAAGGAGAGGAATGTGTATTGGATACAAGAACTGGAAATTTTGAGGATCATGAACCTGTATATGAAGGTGAGGTGGTTCTTGCGGAACAGGCTGACAAAAGCACGTTGCTTGCGCCTGATGTAAGAGCTAAGGATGAAATTACTCCACAACAAG GAGAACTGATCAAGAGTTTCATGAGGAATACTGCCAGCCAATTGACATTTTATGG CCTTTTCTGTTTACAAGATGGTCTCAAAGAACGGGAATTATGTGTTTTTTTCCGAAACAATCATTTCAGCACCATGTTTAAG TTTGAAGGTGAGCTGTATCTTCTAGCTACAGACCAAGGTTACATAAATCAACCTGATCTGGTGTGGGAAAAATTGAACGAG GTCAATGGTGATACCATATTTATGACCAGCAACTTTAAGGAATTCAAG GACTATCTTGCCAGTATAGATAGTGCTGCACAGGCGGGCTTGGATATCAA TTCTGATCTGCAATTAGCAATAGCCTTGCAACAACAGGAGTTTGAGCAGCAGCCTCCACGTCATAATACTCAACAATCATCAGTCACTGGTGGCTCCAGACTGATCACAGGTCCACAG GTGGCAAGAAACACGGGGAGGCATCCATCGTCTTCTGGATCTACAACACCCAAAGCAGATGGAAAAGCCAAAGATAAATGTACAGTGATGTGA
- the LOC107642979 gene encoding uncharacterized protein LOC107642979 isoform X4, with product MASSSPSSPSSPSVPTDQHTDQQDQQQPPPPPPHPQPQQEQVKECTHRTKTIQFLGRTTPIILQNDNGPCPLLAICNVLLLRNNINLSPDISEVSQEKLLSLVAERLIDSNSNVNNKDAGYVENQQQNIADAIDLLPRLATGIDVNIKFRRIDDFEFTPECAIFDLLDIPLYHGWIVDPQDSDTANAIGLKSYNALMGELVSLETLNMEVQHKTNPEEDGVDFVAATTAALGVPSPSLSKTRSFDDPPNSVSDQLPRKGDIEEEAELLRALKLSEADSKVSTSDPVVGHINEEPISVSMDENIVLDCGDKLEKSTGAVNSNFHELEPSISDGFSAAGKDRNEQTSSMSTQVETANSSLKPDTINELHQSASAGAKESFAQNDVIEKNSVDVLVQNENAAVISSEKYSGGGVEVHDESTFKTMGHEVADESQEPDATGLSYVSSNHMDTDSSSVRYNQTDASEVLTSSVDGSEPIYEGEECVLDTRTGNFEDHEPVYEGEVVLAEQADKSTLLAPDVRAKDEITPQQGELIKSFMRNTASQLTFYGLFCLQDGLKERELCVFFRNNHFSTMFKVNGDTIFMTSNFKEFKDYLASIDSAAQAGLDINSDLQLAIALQQQEFEQQPPRHNTQQSSVTGGSRLITGPQVARNTGRHPSSSGSTTPKADGKAKDKCTVM from the exons AGTGCACACACAGAACAAAGACGATCCAGTTTCTTGGACGCACAACGCCAATCATCCTCCAAAATGACAATGGCCCCTGCCCTCTCCTCGCTATCT GTAATGTTCTTCTGCTAAGAAACAACATAAATTTGAGTCCAGATATTTCTGAAGTCTCACAGGAGAAATTGTTGTCATTGGTTGCAGAGCGATTAATTGATTCCAATAGTAATGTGAAT AACAAAGACGCAGGGTATGTCGAAAACCAACAACAAAACATCGCTGATGCAATTGATTTGCTCCCTAGGCTTGCTACGGGCATTGATGTGAATATAAAATTTAGGAG AATAGATGATTTTGAGTTCACCCCAGAGTGTGCCATATTTGATCTGCTGGACATCCCTCTGTATCATGGCTGGATAGTTGATCCTCAG GATTCTGATACTGCAAATGCAATAGGATTGAAATCCTATAATGCTCTTATGGGAGAACTTGTTTCTCTTGAAACATTAAACATGGAAGTTCAACATAAAACTAATCCAGAAGAAGATGGTGTCGATTTTGTTGCTGCAACAACTGCTGCTCTTGGAGTTCCTTCTCCCAGTTTATCAAAAACCAGATCTTTTGACGATCCTCCCAATTCTGTTTCTGATCAGTTACCAAGAAAAGGCGACATTGAAGAAGAGGCAGAATTGTTAAGAGCTTTGAAGCTGTCTGAGGCTGATTCTAAAGTTTCAACAAGCGATCCTGTTGTAGGTCATATAAATGAAGAACCAATTTCTGTCAGTATGGATGAGAATATAGTTTTGGATTGTGGAGATAAGTTAGAAAAGAGCACTGGTGCTGTAAACAGCAACTTCCATGAGCTAGAACCTTCCATATCTGATGGTTTCTCTGCTGCTGGCAAGGACAGAAATGAACAAACATCTTCTATGTCAACTCAGGTAGAAACAGCTAACTCATCTTTAAAGCCAGATACCATTAATGAACTTCATCAGTCAGCTTCAGCGGGAGCTAAAGAGTCTTTTGCCCAGAATGATGTGATTGAGAAGAACAGTGTTGATGTGTTGGTTCAAAATGAGAATGCAGCTGTTATTTCTTCTGAAAAGTATTCCGGAGGGGGTGTAGAAGTTCATGACGAATCCACTTTTAAGACTATGGGTCATGAAGTTGCAGATGAATCTCAAGAACCTGATGCAACAGGATTATCATATGTATCCTCTAACCATATGGATACAGATTCGTCTAGTGTCAGATATAATCAAACTGATGCTTCTGAAGTATTGACTTCAAGTGTTGATGGGAGTGAACCCATATATGAAGGAGAGGAATGTGTATTGGATACAAGAACTGGAAATTTTGAGGATCATGAACCTGTATATGAAGGTGAGGTGGTTCTTGCGGAACAGGCTGACAAAAGCACGTTGCTTGCGCCTGATGTAAGAGCTAAGGATGAAATTACTCCACAACAAG GAGAACTGATCAAGAGTTTCATGAGGAATACTGCCAGCCAATTGACATTTTATGG CCTTTTCTGTTTACAAGATGGTCTCAAAGAACGGGAATTATGTGTTTTTTTCCGAAACAATCATTTCAGCACCATGTTTAAG GTCAATGGTGATACCATATTTATGACCAGCAACTTTAAGGAATTCAAG GACTATCTTGCCAGTATAGATAGTGCTGCACAGGCGGGCTTGGATATCAA TTCTGATCTGCAATTAGCAATAGCCTTGCAACAACAGGAGTTTGAGCAGCAGCCTCCACGTCATAATACTCAACAATCATCAGTCACTGGTGGCTCCAGACTGATCACAGGTCCACAG GTGGCAAGAAACACGGGGAGGCATCCATCGTCTTCTGGATCTACAACACCCAAAGCAGATGGAAAAGCCAAAGATAAATGTACAGTGATGTGA
- the LOC107642979 gene encoding uncharacterized protein LOC107642979 isoform X3: MASSSPSSPSSPSVPTDQHTDQQDQQQPPPPPPHPQPQQEQVKECTHRTKTIQFLGRTTPIILQNDNGPCPLLAICNVLLLRNNINLSPDISEVSQEKLLSLVAERLIDSNSNVNNKDAGYVENQQQNIADAIDLLPRLATGIDVNIKFRRIDDFEFTPECAIFDLLDIPLYHGWIVDPQDSDTANAIGLKSYNALMGELVSLETLNMEVQHKTNPEEDGVDFVAATTAALGVPSPSLSKTRSFDDPPNSVSDQLPRKGDIEEEAELLRALKLSEADSKVSTSDPVVGHINEEPISVSMDENIVLDCGDKLEKSTGAVNSNFHELEPSISDGFSAAGKDRNEQTSSMSTQVETANSSLKPDTINELHQSASAGAKESFAQNDVIEKNSVDVLVQNENAAVISSEKYSGGGVEVHDESTFKTMGHEVADESQEPDATGLSYVSSNHMDTDSSSVRYNQTDASEVLTSSVDGSEPIYEGEECVLDTRTGNFEDHEPVYEGEVVLAEQADKSTLLAPDVRAKDEITPQQGELIKSFMRNTASQLTFYGLFCLQDGLKERELCVFFRNNHFSTMFKVNGDTIFMTSNFKEFKVESHENNTWDESNVMTSTADYLASIDSAAQAGLDINSDLQLAIALQQQEFEQQPPRHNTQQSSVTGGSRLITGPQVARNTGRHPSSSGSTTPKADGKAKDKCTVM, encoded by the exons AGTGCACACACAGAACAAAGACGATCCAGTTTCTTGGACGCACAACGCCAATCATCCTCCAAAATGACAATGGCCCCTGCCCTCTCCTCGCTATCT GTAATGTTCTTCTGCTAAGAAACAACATAAATTTGAGTCCAGATATTTCTGAAGTCTCACAGGAGAAATTGTTGTCATTGGTTGCAGAGCGATTAATTGATTCCAATAGTAATGTGAAT AACAAAGACGCAGGGTATGTCGAAAACCAACAACAAAACATCGCTGATGCAATTGATTTGCTCCCTAGGCTTGCTACGGGCATTGATGTGAATATAAAATTTAGGAG AATAGATGATTTTGAGTTCACCCCAGAGTGTGCCATATTTGATCTGCTGGACATCCCTCTGTATCATGGCTGGATAGTTGATCCTCAG GATTCTGATACTGCAAATGCAATAGGATTGAAATCCTATAATGCTCTTATGGGAGAACTTGTTTCTCTTGAAACATTAAACATGGAAGTTCAACATAAAACTAATCCAGAAGAAGATGGTGTCGATTTTGTTGCTGCAACAACTGCTGCTCTTGGAGTTCCTTCTCCCAGTTTATCAAAAACCAGATCTTTTGACGATCCTCCCAATTCTGTTTCTGATCAGTTACCAAGAAAAGGCGACATTGAAGAAGAGGCAGAATTGTTAAGAGCTTTGAAGCTGTCTGAGGCTGATTCTAAAGTTTCAACAAGCGATCCTGTTGTAGGTCATATAAATGAAGAACCAATTTCTGTCAGTATGGATGAGAATATAGTTTTGGATTGTGGAGATAAGTTAGAAAAGAGCACTGGTGCTGTAAACAGCAACTTCCATGAGCTAGAACCTTCCATATCTGATGGTTTCTCTGCTGCTGGCAAGGACAGAAATGAACAAACATCTTCTATGTCAACTCAGGTAGAAACAGCTAACTCATCTTTAAAGCCAGATACCATTAATGAACTTCATCAGTCAGCTTCAGCGGGAGCTAAAGAGTCTTTTGCCCAGAATGATGTGATTGAGAAGAACAGTGTTGATGTGTTGGTTCAAAATGAGAATGCAGCTGTTATTTCTTCTGAAAAGTATTCCGGAGGGGGTGTAGAAGTTCATGACGAATCCACTTTTAAGACTATGGGTCATGAAGTTGCAGATGAATCTCAAGAACCTGATGCAACAGGATTATCATATGTATCCTCTAACCATATGGATACAGATTCGTCTAGTGTCAGATATAATCAAACTGATGCTTCTGAAGTATTGACTTCAAGTGTTGATGGGAGTGAACCCATATATGAAGGAGAGGAATGTGTATTGGATACAAGAACTGGAAATTTTGAGGATCATGAACCTGTATATGAAGGTGAGGTGGTTCTTGCGGAACAGGCTGACAAAAGCACGTTGCTTGCGCCTGATGTAAGAGCTAAGGATGAAATTACTCCACAACAAG GAGAACTGATCAAGAGTTTCATGAGGAATACTGCCAGCCAATTGACATTTTATGG CCTTTTCTGTTTACAAGATGGTCTCAAAGAACGGGAATTATGTGTTTTTTTCCGAAACAATCATTTCAGCACCATGTTTAAG GTCAATGGTGATACCATATTTATGACCAGCAACTTTAAGGAATTCAAGGTAGAAAGCCATGAAAATAACACTTGGGATGAGAGTAATGTCATGACCAGCACTGCT GACTATCTTGCCAGTATAGATAGTGCTGCACAGGCGGGCTTGGATATCAA TTCTGATCTGCAATTAGCAATAGCCTTGCAACAACAGGAGTTTGAGCAGCAGCCTCCACGTCATAATACTCAACAATCATCAGTCACTGGTGGCTCCAGACTGATCACAGGTCCACAG GTGGCAAGAAACACGGGGAGGCATCCATCGTCTTCTGGATCTACAACACCCAAAGCAGATGGAAAAGCCAAAGATAAATGTACAGTGATGTGA
- the LOC107642979 gene encoding uncharacterized protein LOC107642979 isoform X1: MASSSPSSPSSPSVPTDQHTDQQDQQQPPPPPPHPQPQQEQVKECTHRTKTIQFLGRTTPIILQNDNGPCPLLAICNVLLLRNNINLSPDISEVSQEKLLSLVAERLIDSNSNVNNKDAGYVENQQQNIADAIDLLPRLATGIDVNIKFRRIDDFEFTPECAIFDLLDIPLYHGWIVDPQDSDTANAIGLKSYNALMGELVSLETLNMEVQHKTNPEEDGVDFVAATTAALGVPSPSLSKTRSFDDPPNSVSDQLPRKGDIEEEAELLRALKLSEADSKVSTSDPVVGHINEEPISVSMDENIVLDCGDKLEKSTGAVNSNFHELEPSISDGFSAAGKDRNEQTSSMSTQVETANSSLKPDTINELHQSASAGAKESFAQNDVIEKNSVDVLVQNENAAVISSEKYSGGGVEVHDESTFKTMGHEVADESQEPDATGLSYVSSNHMDTDSSSVRYNQTDASEVLTSSVDGSEPIYEGEECVLDTRTGNFEDHEPVYEGEVVLAEQADKSTLLAPDVRAKDEITPQQGELIKSFMRNTASQLTFYGLFCLQDGLKERELCVFFRNNHFSTMFKFEGELYLLATDQGYINQPDLVWEKLNEVNGDTIFMTSNFKEFKVESHENNTWDESNVMTSTADYLASIDSAAQAGLDINSDLQLAIALQQQEFEQQPPRHNTQQSSVTGGSRLITGPQVARNTGRHPSSSGSTTPKADGKAKDKCTVM, from the exons AGTGCACACACAGAACAAAGACGATCCAGTTTCTTGGACGCACAACGCCAATCATCCTCCAAAATGACAATGGCCCCTGCCCTCTCCTCGCTATCT GTAATGTTCTTCTGCTAAGAAACAACATAAATTTGAGTCCAGATATTTCTGAAGTCTCACAGGAGAAATTGTTGTCATTGGTTGCAGAGCGATTAATTGATTCCAATAGTAATGTGAAT AACAAAGACGCAGGGTATGTCGAAAACCAACAACAAAACATCGCTGATGCAATTGATTTGCTCCCTAGGCTTGCTACGGGCATTGATGTGAATATAAAATTTAGGAG AATAGATGATTTTGAGTTCACCCCAGAGTGTGCCATATTTGATCTGCTGGACATCCCTCTGTATCATGGCTGGATAGTTGATCCTCAG GATTCTGATACTGCAAATGCAATAGGATTGAAATCCTATAATGCTCTTATGGGAGAACTTGTTTCTCTTGAAACATTAAACATGGAAGTTCAACATAAAACTAATCCAGAAGAAGATGGTGTCGATTTTGTTGCTGCAACAACTGCTGCTCTTGGAGTTCCTTCTCCCAGTTTATCAAAAACCAGATCTTTTGACGATCCTCCCAATTCTGTTTCTGATCAGTTACCAAGAAAAGGCGACATTGAAGAAGAGGCAGAATTGTTAAGAGCTTTGAAGCTGTCTGAGGCTGATTCTAAAGTTTCAACAAGCGATCCTGTTGTAGGTCATATAAATGAAGAACCAATTTCTGTCAGTATGGATGAGAATATAGTTTTGGATTGTGGAGATAAGTTAGAAAAGAGCACTGGTGCTGTAAACAGCAACTTCCATGAGCTAGAACCTTCCATATCTGATGGTTTCTCTGCTGCTGGCAAGGACAGAAATGAACAAACATCTTCTATGTCAACTCAGGTAGAAACAGCTAACTCATCTTTAAAGCCAGATACCATTAATGAACTTCATCAGTCAGCTTCAGCGGGAGCTAAAGAGTCTTTTGCCCAGAATGATGTGATTGAGAAGAACAGTGTTGATGTGTTGGTTCAAAATGAGAATGCAGCTGTTATTTCTTCTGAAAAGTATTCCGGAGGGGGTGTAGAAGTTCATGACGAATCCACTTTTAAGACTATGGGTCATGAAGTTGCAGATGAATCTCAAGAACCTGATGCAACAGGATTATCATATGTATCCTCTAACCATATGGATACAGATTCGTCTAGTGTCAGATATAATCAAACTGATGCTTCTGAAGTATTGACTTCAAGTGTTGATGGGAGTGAACCCATATATGAAGGAGAGGAATGTGTATTGGATACAAGAACTGGAAATTTTGAGGATCATGAACCTGTATATGAAGGTGAGGTGGTTCTTGCGGAACAGGCTGACAAAAGCACGTTGCTTGCGCCTGATGTAAGAGCTAAGGATGAAATTACTCCACAACAAG GAGAACTGATCAAGAGTTTCATGAGGAATACTGCCAGCCAATTGACATTTTATGG CCTTTTCTGTTTACAAGATGGTCTCAAAGAACGGGAATTATGTGTTTTTTTCCGAAACAATCATTTCAGCACCATGTTTAAG TTTGAAGGTGAGCTGTATCTTCTAGCTACAGACCAAGGTTACATAAATCAACCTGATCTGGTGTGGGAAAAATTGAACGAG GTCAATGGTGATACCATATTTATGACCAGCAACTTTAAGGAATTCAAGGTAGAAAGCCATGAAAATAACACTTGGGATGAGAGTAATGTCATGACCAGCACTGCT GACTATCTTGCCAGTATAGATAGTGCTGCACAGGCGGGCTTGGATATCAA TTCTGATCTGCAATTAGCAATAGCCTTGCAACAACAGGAGTTTGAGCAGCAGCCTCCACGTCATAATACTCAACAATCATCAGTCACTGGTGGCTCCAGACTGATCACAGGTCCACAG GTGGCAAGAAACACGGGGAGGCATCCATCGTCTTCTGGATCTACAACACCCAAAGCAGATGGAAAAGCCAAAGATAAATGTACAGTGATGTGA